The DNA sequence TGGCTGCTCGCGGCCGGGTTGCTGGTGCTGCTGGCGCTCGCGTTCACCTGGCTGGGCATCGCGTTCGGCATCGGCGCGAAGACGGTCGCCGGCGCGAACACCTCCACCCTGCCGCTCCAGTTCCTGCCGTTCGTCAGCAGCGCGTTCGTGCCGACCGACTCGATGTCGAGCGGGCTGGCGTGGGTGGCGGAGAACCAGCCGTTCACGCCGATCACCGACACCCTGCGCGGGCTGCTGATCGGCACGCCGATCGGCGACAGCGGGTACTGGGCCGTCGGCTGGTGCCTGGTGATCACCGCCGCCGGCTACGCCAGGGCCCGCGTGCTCTACAACCGCGACCCCTCCCGCTGAGCTGCGCGGACGCTAAGATCGCCCGGTGCGACCACTGGCTCCCGGAGTCCACCAGCTGCTCGGCCGTCCTCCCCACATGGTGAACGCCTACCTGGTGGAGGACGTGCTGGTGGACGCCGGCACGCGGTCGGCCCGCAAGCGGATCACCCGCCAGCTCGACGGCCGCACCATCGCCGCGCACGTGGTGACGCACGCCCACCCGGACCACTTCGGCTCCAGCCACGCGGTGTGCGAGCGGTACGACGTGCCGCTGTGGACGGGGGCGAAGGACGTCGAGGCGATCACCACCGCGACCCCGGTGCCCGCGCCCGGTTTCGCCGCCTCCCTGCTGTCGCGGATGAAGATGCCCCCGCCGCACCCGGTCGCCCGGGGCCTGGCCGAGGGCGACGAGGTCGCCGGGTTCACCGTGCTGGACGTGCCCGGCCACTCGCCCGGTCACATCGCTTTGTGGCGCGACCACGACGGCGTGCTGATCTGCGGTGACGTGTTCTTCAACCTGCTGCGCCCGAGCGCGCCGCCCAAGATCCTGACCTTCGACGACGAGCGCAACCGGGCGTCCATGCGCCGGCTCGCCGAGCTGCGGCCGAAGCTGGTGCTGTTCGGCCACGGCCGCCCGCTGCGCGACCCGGACCGCCTGCTGCGCCTCGTCCGATGAGCACGCTGGAGCGGGACCGGGAGCTGGCGCGCATCACGGCGGCGCTGGACTCCGCGGTGGCGGGCGAGGGCCGGGTCGTGGTGATCGAGGGCCGGGCGGGCATCGGCAAGACCCGGCTGGTGCAGGACACCAGGGCGTTGGCCAAGCAACGCGGTTTCGGCCGGTTGCAGGCCGTGGGCGACGTGCTGGAGAGCGCGATGGCCTGGGGTGTCGTGCGCCAGCTCGTGGAGCGGTCGGTGTCGCGGTACCGGGGCGAGGTGCGGGAGAAGATCCTGGCCGGGCCGTCCGGCGACGCGCTGCGGGCGCTCGACGGCGCGGCGGCCGACCCGAGCGAGGCGGAGCTGGCCCGCACGCTGCACGCGCTGTGGTGGGTGGCGGTGGACCTGTCCGCCACCCGGCCGCTGCTGATCACGGTGGACGACGCGCAGTGGGCGGACCTGTCGTCGGCGCGGTTCCTGGCCTACCTGTCGCGGCGGATCGCGGACCTGCCGATCGCGCTGGTCGTCGCCGCCCGGCCGGTGGCCGACAGCACCGGTCCGCTCGCGCAGTTGAGCGTGTCGCGGCAGGCCGAACGGCTGGTGCCCCGTCCGCTGTCACCGACGGCGCTGGCCGAGCTGGTCGCGGCACGCGGGGTGCGCCCCCACCCCGAGGTGGTGTCCGCGCTGCACGCGGCGGGCGCGGGCAACCCGTTGCTGACCGGGGTCCTGGTGGACGAGCTGGACGCGCTGGCGCTGCCGCTGGACGACCCCGGCACGGCGGGCCGGGTCGCGCGGCTCGGTCCCAGCTCGGTGTTCCGCGCCGCGCTCGGCCGGTTGCCCGCCGACGCGGTCCGGCTGGCGGGCGCCGCGGCCGTGCTCGGCACCGCGGGCGACCCGTGGTTGGCGGGTCAGGTCGCCGACCTCGACGCCGACCGCCTGCGCCCCGCCGTCGACGCGCTCGTCTCGGCGCACGTGCTGACCGGCGAACAGCTCCAGTTCGCGCACCCGGTGGTGCGCGAGGCCGTGCTGGCGGACCTGGGCCCGGTGGCCCGCGCCGCGCTGCACGCCCGTGCCGCCACCCGGCTGTGGGAGGCCAAGGCGCCGGCGGACCGGATCGCCGCGCACCTCGCGCACGCGCCGAGGGGCAGCCTGCCGCAGGCCGTGGACGTGCTGCGGACGGCGGCCGGCGCACTGCTCTCGGCGGGCGACCCGCGCACCGCCGCCGCCCACCTCAGGCGCGCGGTGGACGAACGGCCGGACGACCCGGCACTGCGCGCCGAGCTGGGCCGGGCGCTGCTGCGCGGCGGTGACGCCGCCGAGGCGCGCCACGAGCTGCGGATCGCCGCCGCCGAGGTGCCGGACGCGGAACTGCTCGCCGCCGCCGCGTCCGCGACCGCCGCCGTGGACGGACCGGACGCGGCGATCGCCGAGCTGACCGAGGCCATCGCGGCCCGTGCCCCGGATGCCGGACGGCTGCACCTGGAGGCCAGGTTGGCGGTCGTGCGGTCGTTCTCGCCGCGGCACCGCCAGGCGGCGTCGGACCACCTCAGGGGGCACGCCTCGCTGGCCGGCCGCACCCCGGACGAACGCACGCTGCTCGGCCTGCTCGCCCAGACCGGCCGCTACGAGGTGTGGCCCTCGCCCGAGGTCGCCGCCGTCGCGCTGCGCGCGTTGTCGCACGGCGCGTACTTCGACGACGCCACGGGCAGCACGGACGCCATGGTGGCGTGGCTGGTGGCGCTGATCGCCCTGGTCGC is a window from the Saccharothrix saharensis genome containing:
- a CDS encoding MBL fold metallo-hydrolase; this encodes MRPLAPGVHQLLGRPPHMVNAYLVEDVLVDAGTRSARKRITRQLDGRTIAAHVVTHAHPDHFGSSHAVCERYDVPLWTGAKDVEAITTATPVPAPGFAASLLSRMKMPPPHPVARGLAEGDEVAGFTVLDVPGHSPGHIALWRDHDGVLICGDVFFNLLRPSAPPKILTFDDERNRASMRRLAELRPKLVLFGHGRPLRDPDRLLRLVR
- a CDS encoding helix-turn-helix transcriptional regulator, giving the protein MSTLERDRELARITAALDSAVAGEGRVVVIEGRAGIGKTRLVQDTRALAKQRGFGRLQAVGDVLESAMAWGVVRQLVERSVSRYRGEVREKILAGPSGDALRALDGAAADPSEAELARTLHALWWVAVDLSATRPLLITVDDAQWADLSSARFLAYLSRRIADLPIALVVAARPVADSTGPLAQLSVSRQAERLVPRPLSPTALAELVAARGVRPHPEVVSALHAAGAGNPLLTGVLVDELDALALPLDDPGTAGRVARLGPSSVFRAALGRLPADAVRLAGAAAVLGTAGDPWLAGQVADLDADRLRPAVDALVSAHVLTGEQLQFAHPVVREAVLADLGPVARAALHARAATRLWEAKAPADRIAAHLAHAPRGSLPQAVDVLRTAAGALLSAGDPRTAAAHLRRAVDERPDDPALRAELGRALLRGGDAAEARHELRIAAAEVPDAELLAAAASATAAVDGPDAAIAELTEAIAARAPDAGRLHLEARLAVVRSFSPRHRQAASDHLRGHASLAGRTPDERTLLGLLAQTGRYEVWPSPEVAAVALRALSHGAYFDDATGSTDAMVAWLVALIALVAADGVDEARPEVERARLRVRAHGSPVEFGMVGNAAAFLDWRTGSMRQVAAESEGVLAAVLEEDPVPQVVATRATATHFLAYAALERGDLVEAAATLARFDAEHTESPQIMPTIWLHEPRALLALAQGDPRRARVEAHLQRDAMRAAELDPPTIPWRDPAARAAMLLGDEAEAMALAEDQLALAEKWAAATEVGAALRLLAHVDQARRVELLAESVRVLERSPARLHLARSLVDLGEALRVARRRADAREPLHRAADLAAECGSPVVRARAAEALEALGDRPRRSTLAGAEALTASERRVADLAATGRGNREIAQELFVTPKTVENHLGRIYTKLGISGRRELARVLA